In Sphingomonas sp. PAMC26645, one DNA window encodes the following:
- a CDS encoding FadR/GntR family transcriptional regulator — MTNFNPDQTSPSSDTPIASDAAIPSESATPPRPPRGTGRRLHGAIAHKLGTAILSGEYLPGDTLSGEVAFSEALDVSRSAYREAVQVLMAKGLVESRPKTGTRVLPRSRWNLLDPDVLAWAFAGEPDIDFVRGLFELRAIVEPAAAALAAERRDRADLAVMKESLAAMRRHTLATEAGRAADREFHNAVLQATRNDALVVLSASIGAAVSWTTQFKQRTRSLPRNPIPDHVRVYEAIAASDPAAANAAMRKLVDLALDDTQLAMTR, encoded by the coding sequence ATGACGAACTTCAATCCCGATCAGACGAGCCCGTCGTCGGATACGCCAATCGCGTCGGACGCGGCGATACCGTCGGAAAGCGCTACGCCGCCACGCCCGCCACGCGGTACGGGACGGCGGCTGCACGGCGCGATCGCGCACAAGCTGGGCACCGCGATCCTGTCGGGCGAGTATCTGCCGGGCGACACATTGTCGGGCGAAGTCGCGTTTTCGGAGGCGCTGGACGTGTCGCGCAGCGCCTACCGCGAGGCGGTCCAGGTGCTGATGGCGAAGGGATTGGTCGAAAGTCGACCCAAAACCGGTACCCGCGTGCTGCCGCGCAGTCGCTGGAACCTGCTCGATCCGGACGTGCTCGCCTGGGCGTTTGCGGGCGAACCCGACATCGACTTCGTCCGTGGACTGTTCGAGCTGCGGGCGATCGTCGAGCCCGCCGCCGCCGCGCTGGCCGCGGAGCGACGCGATCGTGCCGACCTTGCCGTGATGAAGGAATCGCTCGCCGCGATGCGCCGCCACACGCTGGCCACCGAAGCCGGCCGCGCTGCCGACCGCGAGTTCCACAACGCCGTGTTGCAGGCGACCCGCAACGACGCGCTCGTCGTGCTCAGCGCCAGCATCGGCGCGGCGGTCAGCTGGACGACGCAGTTCAAGCAGCGCACCCGGTCGCTGCCGCGCAACCCGATCCCCGACCACGTCCGCGTGTACGAGGCGATCGCCGCGAGCGACCCAGCGGCCGCCAACGCGGCGATGCGCAAGCTGGTGGACCTGGCGCTCGACGATACGCAGCTGGCGATGACGCGGTAG
- a CDS encoding right-handed parallel beta-helix repeat-containing protein: MPTLTRAVSAMMLMATGFATRPSSALAQLPPQPTFPVIAPPAAPARHHIVIPNRPAPVPVVLHLSPNGSDAGDGSTAHPFATPARAQAAVRRLNPDHDVTVRIAPGTYRLTAPLRFTADDGGQNGFTVRWEGEPGTRPILSGGMPIDGWRLADRAKGIWSAAVPKGADPRQLMVNGQLASRARIEIPRSAVTFQTWGLDIKDPAWRELASLPDQRRIEIEGMSWFTHRHAVVDRIEGGSVAAGSIEGARIVMQQPGWRNNLIGYDTIARPVSAEVARLFLVNALAFLREPGQWYVDPEAGLLYYKPLPGEDMRRAEVVMPILERLVAIGGSYDRPVRDLQFRHLAFRHTSWLQPSGPQGYASQQSGAYLAGDVTGYPADPIRDCSWGCPAFEAMRNRWNQQPAAVQVAAATRIVFDDDQFSQLGQVALGIGNNPDANDGDVGLGAAAIEVTRNGFSDLAGGAIMVGGIRPDAHHPSRPEMGLRDILIRDNRIAGVSRDYKEQSAILVTYASGTVIANNDVSDAPYDGIDIGWGWGTNDPGGSAEYWRQQRGYYDQPGNLVYDTPTTLRDTVVVGNRVTRVKQWFPDGGAIYHLSADPGALIADNYIADVAGAGGIAVYLDEGSRYVTIRNNVIDRVGGVWLNLNSQDFIAPKRTALDNLAIGNWYNSGRLQGSWTDYLNNRAVDNIKVEGDAWPAAARSVIDHSGVQPVDKQP; encoded by the coding sequence ATGCCGACCCTGACACGTGCGGTATCGGCGATGATGCTGATGGCGACGGGATTCGCGACCCGGCCATCCTCCGCGCTCGCGCAGCTTCCGCCGCAACCGACCTTTCCCGTGATCGCGCCGCCCGCAGCGCCTGCGCGCCATCACATCGTCATCCCAAACCGCCCCGCTCCCGTGCCGGTCGTGCTCCACCTGTCGCCGAACGGATCCGACGCAGGCGACGGATCGACCGCGCATCCGTTCGCGACGCCCGCGCGCGCGCAAGCCGCGGTGCGACGCCTCAACCCGGATCACGACGTCACCGTGCGGATCGCGCCGGGCACCTATCGGCTGACCGCACCGCTCCGCTTCACCGCCGATGATGGCGGTCAGAACGGCTTCACCGTCCGCTGGGAAGGCGAGCCCGGCACGCGTCCGATCCTGTCGGGCGGCATGCCGATCGACGGGTGGCGGCTCGCCGATCGCGCGAAGGGCATCTGGTCCGCCGCCGTGCCGAAGGGCGCCGATCCGCGGCAACTGATGGTAAACGGCCAGCTCGCCAGCCGTGCCCGCATCGAGATTCCGCGCTCCGCCGTCACGTTCCAGACCTGGGGCCTCGACATCAAGGACCCGGCGTGGCGCGAACTCGCCTCGCTCCCCGACCAGCGCCGTATCGAGATCGAGGGCATGAGTTGGTTCACGCACCGCCACGCCGTCGTCGACCGCATCGAAGGCGGGTCGGTCGCAGCGGGATCGATCGAAGGCGCGCGCATCGTCATGCAACAGCCGGGCTGGCGCAATAATCTGATCGGCTACGACACGATCGCTCGGCCGGTCTCGGCCGAGGTCGCGCGCCTGTTCCTGGTCAATGCGCTCGCCTTCCTGCGCGAGCCCGGCCAATGGTATGTCGATCCCGAGGCGGGGCTGCTCTACTACAAGCCGTTGCCGGGCGAGGACATGCGCCGCGCCGAGGTCGTGATGCCGATCCTCGAACGACTCGTCGCGATCGGCGGCAGCTATGATCGACCGGTCCGCGACCTCCAGTTCCGCCACCTCGCGTTTCGCCACACCAGCTGGCTGCAGCCCTCGGGCCCGCAAGGCTATGCAAGCCAGCAGAGCGGTGCCTATCTGGCGGGCGACGTGACCGGTTATCCCGCTGATCCGATCCGCGATTGCAGCTGGGGATGCCCCGCGTTCGAGGCGATGCGCAACCGCTGGAACCAGCAGCCCGCCGCAGTGCAGGTGGCTGCTGCGACCCGTATCGTGTTCGACGACGACCAGTTCTCGCAACTTGGGCAGGTCGCGCTCGGCATCGGCAACAATCCCGACGCGAACGACGGCGACGTCGGGCTCGGCGCCGCGGCGATCGAGGTGACGCGCAACGGCTTCAGCGACCTCGCCGGCGGTGCGATCATGGTCGGCGGCATCCGTCCCGACGCGCACCATCCCTCGCGCCCCGAAATGGGCCTGCGCGACATCCTGATCCGCGACAACCGGATCGCCGGCGTATCGCGCGACTACAAGGAGCAGTCGGCTATCCTCGTCACCTATGCATCGGGGACGGTGATCGCGAACAACGACGTGTCGGACGCGCCGTATGACGGGATCGACATCGGCTGGGGATGGGGCACGAACGACCCCGGCGGCAGCGCGGAATATTGGCGGCAGCAGCGCGGCTATTACGACCAGCCGGGCAATCTGGTCTACGACACGCCGACGACGCTGCGCGACACGGTCGTAGTCGGCAACCGTGTGACCCGGGTCAAGCAGTGGTTTCCCGATGGCGGCGCGATCTATCATCTGTCCGCCGATCCGGGCGCGCTGATCGCCGACAACTACATCGCCGACGTCGCGGGTGCTGGCGGGATCGCGGTCTACCTCGACGAGGGATCGCGCTACGTCACGATCCGCAACAACGTGATCGACCGCGTCGGCGGCGTCTGGCTGAACCTCAACTCACAGGATTTCATCGCGCCGAAACGCACCGCGCTGGACAATCTGGCGATCGGCAACTGGTACAATTCCGGCCGGCTGCAGGGGTCGTGGACCGACTATCTGAACAACCGGGCGGTCGACAATATCAAGGTCGAGGGCGATGCCTGGCCAGCCGCCGCGCGCAGCGTGATCGACCACAGCGGCGTCCAGCCGGTGGACAAACAGCCCTGA
- a CDS encoding glycoside hydrolase family 43 protein, which translates to MRFSLAPTLVIAALAATGTIALAQTNGGNAPSTPGAKTTSAGKEPRSPDGKRYLSQPLVTSIYTADPSAHVFGGKIYVYPSHDIDVKIADDDLGNQYAMRDYRVLSMDRIGGPVKVNGVALDVKDVPWASQQMWAPDAAYKNGTYYLYFPARDKQLDKNGLGTFRIGVATSKSPVGPFKADPKPIAGSFSMDPAVFTDANGASYMYFGGIWGGQLQRWKDGKFDANGSDTDLGKDDQPALSGKIAKLNPDMKSFAETPRDVQILDEAGKPVLGGDHERRFFEASWVFTRGGKYYYTYSTGDTHFLNYATGDNPYGPFTYRGHILKPVQGWTSHHSIVEWNKKWWLFYADTQMSNKNHLRNVKVTELKFAPDGSIPTIDPFVN; encoded by the coding sequence ATGCGTTTCAGCCTCGCGCCTACGCTCGTCATTGCCGCACTTGCCGCAACGGGGACGATCGCCCTCGCCCAGACCAATGGGGGGAACGCCCCCTCGACGCCCGGGGCGAAAACCACGTCCGCCGGCAAGGAACCGCGCAGCCCCGACGGCAAGCGCTATCTGTCGCAGCCCCTGGTCACCAGCATCTACACCGCCGACCCCTCCGCGCACGTCTTCGGCGGCAAGATCTACGTCTATCCGAGCCACGACATCGACGTGAAGATCGCCGACGACGATCTCGGCAACCAATATGCGATGCGCGATTACCGCGTGCTGAGCATGGACCGCATCGGCGGCCCGGTGAAGGTCAACGGCGTCGCGCTCGACGTGAAGGACGTGCCCTGGGCGTCGCAGCAGATGTGGGCCCCCGATGCCGCCTACAAGAACGGCACCTATTACCTGTACTTCCCGGCGCGCGACAAACAGCTCGACAAGAACGGTCTCGGCACGTTCCGCATCGGCGTCGCCACCTCGAAGAGCCCGGTGGGTCCGTTCAAGGCCGATCCCAAGCCGATCGCCGGCAGCTTCTCGATGGACCCCGCAGTGTTCACCGACGCGAACGGCGCGAGCTACATGTATTTCGGCGGCATCTGGGGCGGTCAGCTCCAGCGCTGGAAGGACGGCAAGTTCGACGCCAACGGTTCGGACACCGATCTCGGCAAGGACGACCAGCCCGCGCTGTCGGGCAAGATCGCCAAGCTCAATCCCGACATGAAGAGCTTCGCCGAGACCCCGCGCGACGTCCAGATCCTCGACGAAGCCGGCAAGCCCGTGCTCGGCGGCGACCATGAGCGCCGCTTCTTCGAGGCGTCCTGGGTCTTCACGCGCGGCGGCAAATATTACTACACCTACTCGACCGGCGACACGCACTTCCTGAACTACGCGACCGGCGACAACCCGTACGGCCCGTTCACCTATCGCGGCCATATCCTGAAGCCGGTACAGGGCTGGACCAGCCACCATTCGATCGTCGAATGGAACAAGAAATGGTGGCTGTTCTATGCGGACACGCAGATGAGCAACAAGAACCACCTGCGCAACGTCAAGGTGACCGAACTCAAGTTCGCGCCCGACGGCTCGATCCCGACCATCGATCCGTTCGTCAACTGA
- the uxuA gene encoding mannonate dehydratase, whose product MKMTQTMRWFGPNDPVPLNAIRQAGATGIVTALHKVANGDVWTVDAIAARRVMIEDAGLDWKVVESLPVVEDLKRRSGDWDRLIEAYVASLRNLAGQGIEVVTYNFMPLLDWTRTDLSWALPDGARALRFELHTLAAYDIHILRRPGAEQDYAPDIVAIAAERFAAMDDAARATLERTIIAGLPGSEESFSSPQLLEQIGTYADIDAGRLRANHVAFLEAVCPVAEAEGIRLVVHPDDPPFPIFGLPRVVSTEADVSALFAAVPSAANGLCFCSGSFGVRADNDLPGMVRRLGERIGFVHLRSVQREPGGAFHEAAHLEGDANMPAIMTELVALQARTGRSLPMRPDHGHQMVDDLNKRTNPGYSLIGRLRGLAELRGLETGIAHGRGAA is encoded by the coding sequence ATGAAGATGACCCAGACCATGCGATGGTTTGGCCCGAACGACCCGGTGCCGCTAAACGCCATCCGTCAGGCCGGCGCGACCGGGATCGTCACGGCGCTGCACAAGGTCGCCAATGGCGACGTGTGGACCGTCGATGCCATCGCCGCGCGTCGCGTGATGATCGAGGACGCCGGGCTCGACTGGAAAGTGGTCGAGAGCCTGCCCGTCGTCGAGGATCTGAAGCGGCGCTCGGGCGACTGGGATCGGCTGATCGAGGCCTATGTCGCCAGCCTGCGGAATCTGGCGGGGCAGGGCATCGAGGTGGTAACCTATAATTTCATGCCGTTGCTCGACTGGACGCGGACCGACCTGAGCTGGGCGTTGCCGGACGGCGCGCGGGCGTTGCGGTTCGAGCTGCATACGCTCGCCGCCTACGACATCCACATCCTGCGTCGCCCGGGCGCCGAGCAGGACTACGCCCCCGATATCGTCGCTATCGCCGCCGAGCGGTTCGCGGCGATGGACGATGCCGCGCGCGCGACGCTGGAGCGGACGATCATCGCCGGGCTGCCGGGTAGCGAGGAGAGCTTCAGTTCGCCGCAGTTGCTCGAACAGATCGGAACCTATGCCGACATCGACGCAGGCCGGTTGCGCGCGAACCATGTCGCGTTCCTCGAGGCGGTGTGTCCGGTCGCCGAGGCGGAGGGCATCCGGCTGGTGGTGCACCCCGACGATCCGCCGTTCCCGATCTTCGGCCTGCCGCGCGTGGTGAGCACCGAGGCGGACGTCAGCGCGCTGTTCGCCGCGGTGCCGTCGGCCGCCAACGGACTGTGCTTTTGCAGCGGATCGTTCGGCGTGCGCGCGGACAACGACCTGCCGGGGATGGTCCGGCGGCTCGGCGAGCGCATCGGCTTCGTGCATCTGCGATCGGTGCAGCGTGAACCCGGTGGCGCGTTTCACGAGGCGGCGCATCTGGAGGGCGATGCGAACATGCCCGCGATCATGACCGAGCTGGTCGCGTTGCAGGCACGCACCGGACGGTCGCTGCCGATGCGTCCCGACCACGGGCACCAGATGGTGGACGACCTCAACAAGCGGACCAACCCCGGCTATTCACTGATCGGCCGGCTGCGCGGGCTGGCGGAACTGCGCGGACTGGAAACGGGTATCGCGCATGGCCGGGGCGCCGCGTAG
- the xylA gene encoding xylose isomerase, with translation MMSDFFADIPQIKYEGPDSTNELAYRFYDKDKMVLGKRMEDHLRFAACFWHTFCWPGSDVFGGGTFDRPWHRGANDSAAAAMKREVAFEFFKTLDVPYYCFHDVDVMADAANITEHRKFFAEAVDHLEQLQAASGRKLLWGTANLFSHPRFAAGGATNPDPEVFAFGAMQVRDALEATHRLGGQNYVLWGGREGYETLLNTDMKRELDNFGRFLSLVVEHKHKIGFTGTILIEPKPFEPTKHQYDFDTATVYGFLKRYGLENEVKVNIEANHATLASHTFEHEIATAAALGIFGSIDANRGDPQNGWDTDQFPNSVEELTLANLEIIRAGGFTTGGFNFDAKVRRQSMDPADLFYGHVGAIDVVAKGLLNAAKLIEDGRIDAIKTKRYAGWDGEFGGAIGGLDLAGIADLAVERDIDPKPVSGQQERIENLINRVL, from the coding sequence TTGATGTCCGACTTCTTCGCCGATATCCCCCAGATCAAATATGAGGGCCCCGACAGCACCAACGAGCTGGCGTACCGCTTCTACGACAAGGACAAGATGGTCCTCGGCAAGCGCATGGAGGATCACCTCCGCTTCGCCGCGTGCTTCTGGCACACCTTCTGCTGGCCCGGTTCCGACGTGTTCGGCGGCGGCACGTTCGATCGCCCATGGCACCGCGGCGCCAACGACAGCGCCGCCGCGGCGATGAAGCGCGAGGTCGCGTTCGAGTTCTTCAAGACGCTCGACGTGCCCTATTACTGCTTCCACGACGTCGACGTGATGGCCGACGCCGCCAACATCACCGAGCACCGCAAGTTCTTCGCCGAAGCCGTCGATCATCTCGAACAGCTCCAGGCCGCATCGGGCCGCAAACTCCTCTGGGGCACCGCCAACCTGTTCAGCCACCCGCGCTTCGCCGCTGGTGGCGCGACCAACCCCGATCCGGAAGTGTTCGCGTTCGGCGCGATGCAGGTCCGCGATGCGCTCGAGGCGACACACCGCCTCGGTGGCCAGAACTATGTGCTGTGGGGCGGTCGCGAGGGTTACGAGACGCTGCTCAACACCGACATGAAGCGCGAGCTCGACAATTTCGGCCGCTTCCTGAGCCTGGTCGTCGAGCACAAGCACAAGATCGGCTTCACCGGCACGATCCTGATCGAGCCCAAGCCGTTCGAGCCGACCAAGCACCAGTACGACTTCGACACCGCTACGGTGTACGGCTTTCTCAAGCGCTATGGCCTTGAGAACGAGGTCAAGGTCAACATCGAGGCGAACCACGCGACGCTCGCCAGCCACACGTTCGAGCATGAGATCGCGACCGCCGCGGCGCTCGGGATCTTCGGTTCGATCGACGCCAATCGCGGCGATCCGCAGAACGGCTGGGATACCGATCAATTCCCGAACTCGGTCGAGGAACTGACGCTCGCCAATCTCGAGATCATCCGCGCCGGCGGGTTCACCACCGGCGGCTTCAACTTCGACGCCAAGGTGCGGCGCCAGAGCATGGACCCGGCCGACCTGTTCTACGGTCATGTCGGCGCGATCGACGTCGTCGCGAAGGGCCTGCTCAATGCCGCCAAGCTGATCGAAGACGGCCGCATCGATGCGATCAAGACCAAGCGCTATGCCGGTTGGGACGGCGAATTCGGTGGCGCGATCGGTGGCCTCGACCTCGCCGGCATCGCGGATCTGGCCGTCGAGCGCGACATCGACCCGAAGCCGGTCTCCGGCCAGCAGGAGCGGATCGAGAACCTCATCAACCGCGTCCTCTGA
- a CDS encoding glycoside hydrolase family 43 protein produces the protein MKIQTLALLAGLALGTPAFASDAPRFSSFSYDGHTQEKVSVGPNQYRNPILSGYYPDPSVTRVGDDYYLVLSSFAHYPGLPIFKSKDLVNWTQIGNAIDRPEQLDFTGMRTSQAVFAPDISYHDGVFYIVNTCVECRGNFVITAKDPAGPWSNPIWLPFEGIDPSIYWEGDEAYIVNNRAPAEPARYDGHRAIWIQEYDWRAGKMVGDSTQLINGGVDISKKPVWIEGPHIFRKDGYYYLTAAEGGTSVNHSQVALRSKSLLGPYVPFAGNPILTQRDLDPARPNPVTSTGHAKLVETQNGDWYATFLGVRPYEGDYYNIGRETFLLPVTWKDGWPIILPKGQPVPFVGTKPRLPASPPSRIPTSGDFGYVDSFDGSKLAMQWVGVRTPKTPFYRLDHGDLILDRGGCIGDLSKVPSFVGRRQQHHVATMSTTVRFTPDTDGDRAGLVAMQSDANYLFFGITRIAGKPVVALYTADKGKEQLVASAPVAGTGPVTLTIRANGGTMAFDYDGAGGKKTLARDVDARILSTRTAGGFVGTLVGPYAWRK, from the coding sequence ATGAAAATCCAGACGCTCGCGCTGCTCGCCGGTCTCGCCCTCGGAACACCCGCCTTCGCCAGCGACGCACCGCGGTTCAGCAGCTTCAGCTATGACGGCCACACGCAGGAGAAGGTTAGCGTCGGCCCCAATCAATATCGCAACCCGATCCTGTCGGGCTATTATCCCGATCCGTCGGTGACACGCGTCGGCGACGACTATTACCTCGTCCTCTCCTCGTTCGCGCATTATCCCGGCCTGCCGATCTTCAAGTCGAAGGATCTGGTGAACTGGACTCAGATCGGCAACGCGATCGACCGGCCGGAGCAGCTCGACTTCACCGGCATGCGCACGTCGCAGGCGGTGTTCGCGCCCGACATCTCGTATCACGACGGCGTCTTCTACATCGTCAACACGTGCGTCGAGTGCAGAGGCAATTTCGTCATCACCGCGAAGGACCCGGCGGGGCCGTGGTCGAACCCGATCTGGCTGCCGTTCGAAGGCATCGACCCATCGATCTATTGGGAAGGCGACGAGGCGTATATCGTCAACAATCGCGCGCCCGCCGAGCCGGCGCGATACGATGGCCACCGCGCGATCTGGATCCAGGAATATGACTGGCGCGCCGGGAAAATGGTCGGCGACAGCACGCAGCTAATCAATGGCGGCGTCGACATCTCCAAAAAGCCGGTGTGGATCGAGGGACCGCACATCTTCCGCAAGGACGGCTATTATTACCTGACCGCAGCCGAGGGCGGCACCAGCGTGAACCACTCGCAGGTCGCGCTGCGCTCGAAGTCCCTCCTCGGGCCCTATGTCCCGTTCGCAGGCAATCCGATCCTGACTCAGCGCGATCTCGATCCAGCGCGGCCCAACCCGGTCACCTCGACCGGCCACGCCAAGCTCGTCGAGACTCAGAACGGCGACTGGTACGCGACCTTCCTCGGCGTGCGGCCGTACGAGGGCGACTATTACAATATCGGCCGCGAGACGTTCTTGTTACCGGTAACATGGAAGGATGGCTGGCCGATCATCCTGCCGAAGGGCCAGCCGGTCCCGTTCGTCGGCACCAAGCCCAGGCTGCCTGCGAGCCCGCCCAGCCGCATCCCGACCAGCGGCGATTTCGGCTATGTCGACAGCTTCGACGGCAGCAAGCTGGCGATGCAATGGGTCGGCGTACGCACGCCCAAGACGCCCTTCTATCGGCTCGACCACGGCGACCTGATCCTCGACCGCGGCGGATGCATCGGCGATCTTTCCAAGGTGCCGTCGTTCGTCGGACGCCGTCAGCAGCATCACGTCGCGACGATGTCGACCACGGTCCGCTTTACCCCCGACACCGATGGCGACCGCGCTGGCTTGGTCGCGATGCAGAGTGACGCGAACTACCTTTTCTTCGGCATTACCCGGATTGCCGGCAAGCCCGTCGTCGCGCTCTACACTGCCGACAAGGGCAAGGAGCAATTGGTCGCCTCCGCACCCGTCGCCGGCACGGGCCCCGTCACGCTGACGATCCGCGCGAACGGCGGCACGATGGCGTTCGATTATGATGGCGCCGGCGGCAAGAAGACCCTCGCACGCGACGTCGACGCGCGCATTCTCAGCACCAGGACCGCGGGCGGCTTCGTCGGCACGCTGGTCGGTCCCTACGCGTGGAGGAAGTGA
- the xylB gene encoding xylulokinase has protein sequence MFLGIDIGTSGVKAVVLDEHGSVVGQGTAALTVQRPHPLWSEQDPDAWWKATIAAVQAIDPSVRRSVRGVGLAGQMHGATLLDADDKPLRPAILWNDGRCFAECEALERAVPDLRTISGNIAMPGFTAPKLLWVREHEPEVFAKIATVLLPKDYVRLLMTGDKASDLSDSAGTLWLDVGGRCWSDEILAACGLTQAQMPSLYEGTEITGTLTAEVAELWGMPQVPVAAGGSDNAAGAVGVGVVKDGDALLSLGTSGVIFVATNDFRPNPARAVHAFCHALPGMWHQMSVHLSAASCIDWVARITGAAGAADLFARAEAAGPASGPEIFLPYLSGERTPHNDPEVRGAFLRLDNDTDAGRLSQAVLEGVAFALADGLDVLREAGTTVERLAVIGGGARSRYWGQVIAAAMEVELVYLQGGEVGPALGAARLAQLGVDGGDPAEICVAPPVSHTIVPDPALVSALAEKKAAFRQAYSRITPKS, from the coding sequence ATGTTCCTCGGAATCGATATCGGCACCTCGGGTGTCAAGGCCGTGGTTCTCGACGAGCATGGCAGCGTGGTGGGCCAGGGTACCGCCGCGCTGACCGTGCAGCGGCCGCATCCGCTCTGGTCCGAACAGGATCCCGATGCGTGGTGGAAGGCGACCATCGCCGCAGTGCAGGCGATCGACCCGAGCGTCCGCCGCTCGGTGCGCGGCGTCGGGCTCGCCGGCCAGATGCACGGCGCGACCTTGCTCGACGCCGACGACAAGCCGCTGCGGCCCGCGATCCTGTGGAACGATGGGCGTTGCTTTGCCGAATGCGAGGCACTGGAGCGCGCCGTTCCCGACCTGCGCACCATATCGGGCAACATCGCGATGCCGGGCTTCACCGCGCCGAAGCTGCTGTGGGTGCGCGAGCATGAGCCCGAGGTCTTTGCGAAAATCGCGACGGTGTTGCTGCCCAAGGACTATGTCCGGTTGCTGATGACCGGCGACAAGGCATCGGACCTGTCGGACAGCGCGGGCACCTTGTGGCTCGACGTCGGTGGCCGCTGCTGGAGCGACGAGATCCTCGCCGCGTGCGGACTGACACAGGCGCAGATGCCGTCGCTGTACGAGGGCACGGAGATCACCGGCACGCTTACCGCCGAGGTCGCCGAACTGTGGGGCATGCCGCAAGTCCCGGTTGCCGCAGGCGGCAGCGACAATGCTGCGGGCGCGGTCGGGGTCGGCGTCGTCAAGGACGGCGATGCGCTGCTGTCGCTCGGCACGTCGGGCGTCATCTTCGTCGCGACCAACGACTTCCGCCCCAATCCGGCGCGCGCGGTCCATGCCTTCTGTCACGCGCTACCCGGTATGTGGCACCAGATGTCGGTCCATTTGTCCGCCGCATCGTGCATCGACTGGGTCGCGCGGATCACCGGTGCCGCCGGTGCTGCAGACCTGTTTGCGCGCGCCGAGGCGGCTGGTCCCGCCAGTGGCCCCGAGATCTTCCTCCCCTACCTCTCGGGCGAGCGCACGCCGCACAACGATCCGGAGGTGCGCGGCGCCTTCCTCCGCCTCGACAACGACACCGACGCCGGCCGCCTGTCGCAGGCGGTGCTCGAAGGCGTGGCGTTCGCGCTAGCCGACGGTCTCGACGTGTTGCGGGAGGCCGGCACGACGGTCGAGCGCCTCGCGGTGATCGGCGGCGGTGCCCGCTCGCGCTATTGGGGCCAGGTGATCGCCGCGGCGATGGAGGTGGAACTCGTCTACCTCCAGGGCGGCGAGGTCGGCCCCGCGCTGGGCGCCGCACGGCTTGCCCAGCTCGGCGTCGACGGCGGCGACCCCGCCGAGATCTGCGTCGCGCCTCCCGTCTCGCACACCATCGTCCCCGACCCTGCCCTCGTCTCGGCGCTCGCCGAGAAGAAGGCCGCGTTCCGCCAAGCCTATTCCCGCATCACCCCAAAATCGTAG